A stretch of the Nicotiana tabacum cultivar K326 chromosome 6, ASM71507v2, whole genome shotgun sequence genome encodes the following:
- the LOC142182060 gene encoding uncharacterized protein LOC142182060, translating into MARSMRFQAVVPLIFWGKWVATIVYLLNRLPFKVIGYKSPFERLYLHLPSLSHLKVFDSLCYTTTPKVLDRFSPRAIPVVLLGYSSTQKGYILYNLHSKTFMINRNVMFHEIVFPFKYVKALGTLVFPILDLSASPISSSAPTVEDSTEPIEDQLSSESFAEDPSFTTDTIASKPIIPAMSDYKDDANTETSAIQSHTTEPLEECRRYSRLSKPPLWMQDNVTTSKGSKCNYPISSYIDYSHISPTFIQALTTYSALSEPTTFKEFVTDPRWQSHYDYSLFTKKAGNDIRKYALELISESGLSGAKPTGTPLELNQKLASIEYDSCFNTNNAHLDEALKNPGVYQTLVGRLLYLIMTRLDIVFVVQVLNQFIHCPKNSHMEAALRVVRYIKEAPSLGLLMPEESLNKLIA; encoded by the exons ATGGCTAGATCTATGAGGTTTCAAGCAGTTGTGCCTCTAATATTTTGGGGAAAATGGGTTGCTACAATAGTGTATTTACTTAACAGATTACCTTTTAAAGTAATTGGGTACAAATCACCTTTTGAGAGGTTGTATTTGCATCTACCTTCTTTATCCCATCTCAAAGTATTTGACAGTCTGTGTTATACAACAACTCCTAAAGTTTTGGACAGGTTTTCACCTAGAGCGATTCCTGTTGTGCTCTTAGGTTACTCCTCTACTCAAAAGGGGTATATATTGTATAACTTGCACTCCAAAACATTTATGATTAATAGAAATGTTATGTTCCATGAAATTGTGTTTCCTTTCAAGTATGTTAAAGCTTTAGGAACTCTTGTTTTTCCTATCTTGGATCTGTCTGCAAGTCCTATCTCCTCTTCGGCACCTACAGTAGAAGACTCAACTGAGCCTATTGAAGATCAGCTATCATCAGAGTCCTTTGCAGAAGATCCTTCCTTCACTACAGACACAATTGCCTCTAAGCCTATTATTCCTGCTATGAGTGACTACAAGGATGATGCTAATACTGAAACATCTGCAATTCAATCACATACTACTGAGCCTCTTGAAGAATGCAGAAGATACTCCAGACTAAGCAAGCCACCTTTATGGATGCAAGACAATGTCACCACCTCCAAAGGCTCAAAGTGTAATTATCCCATCTCCTCCTATATAGACTACTCTCACATCTCTCCAACTTTCATACAAGCTCTCACAACCTACTCAGCTCTCTCAGAACCAACTACTTTCAAAGAGTTTGTTACTGATCCTAGATGG CAAAGCCATTATGATTATTCTTTGTTTACAAAGAAGGCTGGGAATGACATA AGGAAGTATGCTCTAGAGTTAATATCTGAGTCAGGTCTAAGTGGTGCAAAGCCAACTGGAACACCATTAGAGCTGAATCAGAAATTAGCATCCATAGAGTATGACAGTTGTTTCAATACTAATAATGCTCACCTAGATGAAGCTCTCAAAAATCCTGGTGTTTACCAAACATTGGTTGGAAGACTATTGTATCTTATTATGACCAGGCTTGACATTGTTTTTGTGGTTCAGGTCCTCAATCAATTCATACACTGTCCTAAGAACTCTCACATGGAGGCAGCACTGAGAGTGGTAAGATATATAAAGGAGGCACCTAGTTTGGGACTTTTGATGCCTGAAGAATCATTAAATAAGTTGATTGCTTAA